Proteins encoded by one window of Chryseobacterium aquaeductus:
- a CDS encoding GAF domain-containing protein yields the protein MSELKKRLSSILESPKHNTEEKLEKVCHLLDQEISYFNWTGFYFKNGDKDELKLGPYVGAETDHIIIPYGKGICGQVAVSNETFIVPDVKLQDNYLSCSIDTKAEIVVPIFKNGENVGQIDIDSHTIDPFTKEDLELLEWLCNEVSKIL from the coding sequence AAAAAAACGACTTTCATCTATTCTGGAAAGTCCAAAGCATAATACCGAAGAGAAACTTGAGAAAGTTTGTCATTTACTGGATCAGGAAATTTCTTATTTCAACTGGACTGGTTTTTACTTCAAAAACGGAGATAAAGACGAGCTGAAATTAGGTCCTTACGTTGGTGCAGAAACAGATCATATTATTATTCCTTACGGAAAGGGAATTTGCGGACAGGTTGCTGTCTCAAACGAAACGTTCATCGTTCCGGACGTGAAACTTCAAGACAATTACTTGAGCTGTTCTATCGATACAAAAGCAGAAATTGTCGTTCCGATTTTCAAAAACGGTGAAAACGTAGGGCAGATCGATATCGATTCTCATACGATTGATCCTTTTACAAAAGAAGATTTAGAATTGCTGGAATGGCTTTGTAATGAAGTATCAAAAATTTTGTAA
- a CDS encoding pyruvate decarboxylase codes for MKKTLFFTLISTVFILSISSVKAQKAHAHDKIKKILYFNPEVEPDLDEIKEPTNHAFFSAVSDKVSAFRRNKMLRSEVQVSYDSIDSKTILEYSKNNDADFVIVPRVKYFKVGLGKYVFSNQVVVSMKLFDAEGNFIAASDYDTYRKNMRLLGSAENSIKIGTNGAMKSILKELRKIKPSSEAGF; via the coding sequence ATGAAAAAAACCCTATTTTTTACTCTAATTTCTACCGTATTTATCCTAAGTATTTCATCTGTAAAAGCGCAGAAAGCTCATGCTCATGATAAAATAAAGAAAATCTTATACTTCAATCCGGAAGTAGAGCCAGATCTTGATGAAATAAAAGAACCTACCAATCATGCGTTTTTCAGTGCAGTTTCAGATAAAGTAAGTGCTTTCAGAAGAAATAAAATGTTGAGATCTGAAGTGCAGGTTTCGTATGACAGCATCGACTCTAAAACAATTCTTGAGTACAGCAAAAACAATGATGCCGATTTTGTAATCGTTCCCAGAGTAAAATATTTTAAAGTAGGATTGGGAAAATATGTTTTTTCTAATCAGGTTGTTGTGAGCATGAAACTTTTTGATGCTGAAGGAAACTTCATTGCAGCATCAGATTATGATACCTACCGCAAGAATATGCGTCTTCTGGGCTCTGCAGAAAATTCTATAAAAATAGGAACCAACGGCGCAATGAAAAGCATCCTGAAAGAACTCCGAAAAATAAAACCCTCTTCTGAAGCCGGTTTTTAA
- a CDS encoding GLPGLI family protein — protein sequence MKNKIILFLFFVCFSFPVAAQSFVVQYAYSKHIMKDSTKIVSQNTFLNIDENQSTFFSEAPYLADSIMTSDEKLGKKINFKTLPNNFLSCHIRKKLSSKEVIYYSDEFGEHEFKYSEEPKLSWKIGKESKEIMGFKVYLAKTRYAGRNYEAYYAPEIPIQDGPYKFFGLPGLILEIFDEKKDHHFLAVGISHEKRISIDNLIAQKKYIETTKTKFVEMRKNHIEAPMKRMFELMNSTQIYEKKDANGNIVDMRKVFSETQKRMIEEYKNENRIEL from the coding sequence ATGAAAAATAAAATCATACTTTTTCTATTCTTCGTCTGTTTCTCATTTCCTGTAGCAGCACAATCATTTGTGGTACAGTACGCTTATTCTAAGCATATCATGAAAGACAGCACGAAAATCGTTTCGCAGAATACCTTTTTGAATATTGACGAAAATCAGTCTACATTTTTTAGTGAAGCTCCATATTTAGCTGATTCAATTATGACATCAGATGAGAAACTAGGCAAGAAGATTAATTTTAAAACTTTGCCCAACAATTTTCTCAGTTGTCATATTAGAAAAAAACTCTCATCGAAAGAAGTCATTTATTACTCAGATGAGTTTGGTGAGCATGAGTTTAAATATAGCGAAGAACCCAAATTGAGTTGGAAAATAGGTAAAGAAAGTAAAGAGATAATGGGGTTTAAAGTATATTTGGCGAAGACAAGATATGCAGGTAGAAACTACGAGGCTTATTACGCTCCGGAAATCCCCATTCAAGACGGACCTTATAAATTTTTTGGACTACCCGGATTAATTCTTGAGATATTTGACGAGAAAAAAGATCATCATTTTTTGGCAGTTGGTATTTCACATGAAAAGAGAATTTCTATCGATAATCTTATCGCACAAAAAAAGTATATCGAAACTACAAAAACAAAATTTGTTGAGATGAGAAAAAACCATATCGAGGCACCCATGAAAAGAATGTTTGAGTTGATGAATAGCACTCAGATTTACGAAAAAAAAGATGCCAACGGTAACATTGTCGATATGAGAAAAGTATTTAGTGAAACGCAGAAAAGAATGATTGAAGAATACAAAAATGAAAACAGAATTGAACTTTAA
- a CDS encoding polyribonucleotide nucleotidyltransferase: MSIPQAITEKIILADGREITIETGKLAKQADGAVVVKIGGTMLLATVVASKEAKDGVDFLPLTVDYREKFYAGGKIPGNFFRREARPSDQEILTMRLVDRVLRPLFPEDFHAEVQVMISLISYDGESIPDDLAGLAASAAIAITDIPFNGPMSEVRVVRINGELSVNPNYADLKLADLDIMVGATKDSIVMVEGEMKEISEAEMLEAIQFAHIEIKKQVEAQERLAEKVGKSLPKREYSHENHDEAIREKVWKETYDKVYEVAKIPSGKEERGDKFKAVLAEFLSQYVEHAEELERVTPFAKVYFHDVEKEAMRQMILNDKIRLDGRDPQTIRPIWSEIDYLPGAHGSAIFTRGETQSLTAVTLGSVKDANMVDSVMVNYDERFFLHYNFPPFSTGEARPLRGTSRREVGHGNLAQRALANMIPEENPYTIRIVSDILESNGSSSMATVCAGTLALMDAGIQITKPVSGIAMGLVTDIKTGKFTVLSDILGDEDHLGDMDFKVTGTADGITACQMDIKVQGLSMEIMEKALLQARDGRLHILDKLNETISAPREDVKPHAPKMVMLEISKDFIGAVIGPGGKIIQQLQKDTDTVIAIEEIGEIGRIEISGISREKINAAIARINEITFVPTIGEVYQGKVVKVMDFGAFVAIAKGTEGLLHISEIEWARLDKVPYNEGDEVEVKFMGYDDRKKMKLSRKVLLPRPERPAPKPRPESQVNPEGKDQPGEHKPLNEA, from the coding sequence ATGAGTATACCTCAAGCAATTACAGAAAAGATTATTCTTGCAGACGGCAGAGAAATCACAATCGAAACAGGAAAATTGGCAAAACAGGCTGATGGTGCTGTAGTCGTAAAAATTGGCGGAACAATGCTTTTAGCAACTGTTGTAGCCAGCAAAGAAGCAAAAGATGGTGTAGATTTCTTGCCATTGACAGTAGATTACAGAGAAAAATTCTACGCGGGTGGAAAAATCCCCGGAAACTTTTTCAGAAGAGAAGCGAGACCATCAGATCAGGAGATCTTGACGATGCGTTTGGTAGACAGAGTTCTAAGACCATTATTCCCTGAAGATTTCCATGCGGAAGTGCAGGTAATGATTTCATTGATTTCTTATGACGGAGAGTCAATTCCTGATGATTTAGCAGGTCTTGCAGCTTCGGCAGCGATTGCGATTACTGATATACCTTTCAACGGACCGATGTCTGAGGTAAGAGTAGTGAGAATCAACGGTGAACTTTCGGTAAATCCTAATTATGCAGATCTTAAATTGGCTGACCTTGATATCATGGTAGGTGCAACGAAAGATTCTATCGTAATGGTGGAAGGTGAGATGAAAGAAATCTCTGAAGCAGAAATGCTTGAAGCAATTCAGTTTGCTCATATTGAAATCAAAAAACAAGTTGAAGCTCAGGAAAGATTAGCTGAAAAAGTAGGCAAATCTTTACCCAAAAGAGAATATAGCCACGAAAATCATGACGAAGCCATTCGTGAGAAAGTGTGGAAAGAGACTTACGATAAAGTATACGAAGTAGCAAAAATTCCTTCAGGAAAAGAGGAGAGAGGTGATAAATTCAAAGCTGTATTGGCTGAATTCTTATCTCAATATGTAGAGCATGCTGAAGAATTGGAAAGAGTAACTCCTTTCGCTAAAGTATATTTCCACGATGTGGAAAAAGAAGCGATGCGTCAGATGATTTTGAATGACAAAATCCGTCTTGATGGTCGTGATCCTCAAACGATTCGTCCGATCTGGAGCGAAATCGATTATTTACCGGGAGCTCACGGTTCTGCAATTTTCACAAGAGGTGAAACTCAATCTTTGACGGCTGTAACTTTAGGTTCGGTAAAAGATGCGAACATGGTAGACAGCGTAATGGTAAATTACGACGAAAGATTTTTCTTACATTATAACTTCCCGCCGTTCTCAACGGGTGAAGCTCGTCCTTTGAGAGGAACTTCAAGAAGAGAAGTTGGTCACGGTAACTTAGCTCAGAGAGCTTTGGCAAACATGATCCCTGAAGAAAATCCTTACACGATCCGTATCGTTTCAGATATTTTAGAATCTAACGGTTCATCTTCTATGGCGACTGTTTGCGCAGGAACTTTAGCATTGATGGATGCAGGTATTCAGATTACAAAACCGGTTTCCGGGATTGCAATGGGATTGGTAACTGATATTAAAACAGGAAAATTCACTGTACTTTCTGACATCTTAGGTGATGAAGATCACCTGGGAGATATGGACTTTAAAGTAACCGGAACTGCAGACGGAATCACGGCTTGCCAGATGGATATCAAAGTTCAGGGATTGTCTATGGAAATTATGGAGAAAGCGCTTCTACAGGCTAGAGACGGAAGATTACATATTCTTGATAAATTGAACGAAACGATTTCTGCACCAAGAGAAGACGTGAAACCTCACGCTCCGAAAATGGTAATGTTGGAAATTTCTAAAGATTTCATTGGTGCTGTAATAGGACCTGGTGGAAAAATCATTCAGCAGTTACAGAAAGATACTGATACCGTGATCGCTATTGAAGAGATCGGAGAAATCGGAAGAATCGAAATCTCAGGGATCAGCAGAGAAAAAATCAATGCGGCGATTGCAAGAATCAACGAGATTACTTTTGTACCGACGATTGGTGAAGTTTACCAAGGTAAAGTCGTAAAAGTAATGGATTTCGGAGCTTTCGTAGCGATTGCAAAAGGAACTGAAGGTCTTCTTCATATTTCTGAAATCGAATGGGCTCGTCTAGACAAAGTTCCTTATAACGAGGGTGACGAAGTAGAGGTGAAATTTATGGGTTATGATGACCGTAAAAAAATGAAACTTTCAAGAAAAGTTTTGTTGCCAAGACCAGAAAGACCGGCACCAAAGCCGAGACCGGAAAGCCAGGTAAACCCAGAAGGTAAAGACCAACCGGGAGAACACAAGCCTTTGAACGAAGCTTAA
- the rpsO gene encoding 30S ribosomal protein S15: MYLTIEKKAEIFAKHGKSAQDTGSAEGQVALFTFRINHLSQHLKTNRHDFATERSLVKLVGKRKSLLDYLKNKDITRYRAIIAELGLRK; this comes from the coding sequence ATGTACTTAACAATTGAAAAGAAAGCAGAAATTTTCGCAAAACATGGAAAATCTGCGCAAGACACAGGAAGTGCTGAAGGACAAGTTGCACTTTTTACTTTCAGAATCAACCACCTATCTCAGCATTTGAAGACTAATCGTCATGATTTTGCTACTGAGAGATCTTTGGTGAAATTAGTAGGTAAAAGAAAAAGTTTGTTAGATTATCTTAAAAACAAGGATATCACAAGATATAGAGCAATTATTGCTGAACTTGGTCTAAGAAAATAA
- a CDS encoding TrlF family AAA-like ATPase, with protein sequence MEINRGSEWRKWDLHVHTPATLCSDYGGDTDEVWFKYFEELERLAKERDIKVLGINDYLFIDGYKKVLKYKKDGGLANVELLLPIVEFRLKEFVGSKDLGRINYHIIFADESILPVEQIETHFLSNLRGKGNLDADCPDYQTWGGVITRNTLIDLGEHIISQTPKEKRTNANPLDVGFNNLNFELSKISDILGEGSEPNTFLRNKYFKAIGKAEWGDFRWEGSALEKKSVINNTHFIFSASPTVEKANDGLESLKKQGVNSRLLHCSDAHSFASDINNTNSKELGHCFTWIKSHPTFEGLKQTVYEPQERIKIQSDKPDFKEDKLVIDEIQFISKNKKFTQTPIKLSKNLNVIIGGKSSGKSILLYNIARTLLADDKLFKDEKIENKYNFREGDNLDSDFNFVIKTKIGTSQSRFDDEGKNIMPEIKYIPQNYLIKLAEPQQYKTGDSLNKVIRNLIIEDKDSKEKYDDIFITNVQANDKERERVIDNYFEIQNKISDLNNVLKTKSNKEVLEKNIEVNLLRITELKKEIGLSDEEIVKYNMLQKDLEILNVEKNKISNDYKKITKFNNESENILIDLKRQKDIISMSLENTEIQNEFKNVYQKLDELILDLDNFISSYEVENIDGKTFFKKDNIFKKLQDEIKVKASANDKDLEKYRKNAEVEKQIKSLEVSIEEDRKSLLTILQLNKEVETYKNELKKEKSKLFRIYKKSFREYVSIIKNLEDRVKVLEKDGLIINGRVKFNFPKFRNSILDISHGTYKSYNYWNMFNSKLTALDIYDTKLFMQDIKEVFDAIDSSNFSLLSKISRQNAIKNLLDDYFFDYWEIEYKGDKLGKMSTGKASFVILMLIVGLSESRTPILIDQPEDNLDNRSVSKDLVEYLKDKKKERQIILVTHNPNIVVNADAENIIVANQQGQNDIETTSEYIFDYVNGALEDSFPKNENTDLLKSMGIREHIAEIVEGGKEAFKKREEKYGFKNQ encoded by the coding sequence ATGGAAATAAATAGAGGCTCCGAATGGAGAAAATGGGATTTACATGTGCATACACCAGCAACTCTTTGTTCTGATTACGGAGGAGATACAGACGAGGTTTGGTTTAAATATTTTGAAGAACTTGAAAGACTCGCCAAGGAAAGAGATATAAAAGTATTAGGAATTAATGATTATCTATTTATTGACGGATACAAAAAAGTATTAAAATATAAAAAGGATGGTGGTTTAGCAAATGTTGAACTGCTTCTTCCGATTGTTGAATTTAGACTAAAGGAATTTGTAGGGAGTAAAGATTTGGGCAGAATTAATTATCATATCATCTTTGCTGACGAATCAATTCTACCTGTAGAGCAAATTGAAACACACTTTCTATCAAATTTAAGAGGAAAAGGAAATTTGGATGCGGATTGTCCAGATTATCAAACTTGGGGCGGCGTTATAACTAGAAACACATTAATTGATTTAGGAGAACATATAATTTCACAAACTCCTAAAGAAAAAAGAACAAATGCAAATCCACTTGATGTTGGATTTAATAACCTAAATTTTGAATTATCTAAAATTTCTGATATTTTAGGAGAAGGAAGTGAACCAAACACATTTCTAAGAAACAAATATTTCAAGGCTATTGGCAAAGCTGAATGGGGAGATTTTAGATGGGAAGGCTCTGCGTTAGAAAAGAAAAGCGTCATAAACAATACCCATTTTATTTTTTCAGCATCACCAACCGTTGAAAAAGCAAATGATGGTTTAGAATCACTGAAGAAACAAGGAGTAAATAGTAGACTCTTGCACTGCAGTGACGCTCACAGTTTTGCAAGTGACATTAATAATACTAATTCAAAAGAACTAGGACATTGTTTTACTTGGATAAAATCTCACCCTACATTTGAAGGATTGAAACAGACTGTCTATGAGCCTCAAGAGAGAATAAAAATTCAATCAGACAAACCGGATTTTAAGGAAGATAAATTAGTTATTGATGAAATTCAATTTATTTCTAAGAATAAAAAATTTACCCAAACTCCAATTAAATTGAGCAAAAATTTAAATGTAATTATAGGTGGAAAATCTTCTGGTAAATCAATTCTCTTATATAATATAGCAAGAACTCTATTGGCGGATGATAAACTTTTTAAAGATGAAAAAATAGAAAACAAATATAATTTTAGAGAGGGAGATAATTTAGACTCAGACTTCAATTTTGTAATCAAAACAAAAATTGGAACATCACAATCCAGATTTGATGATGAGGGCAAGAATATTATGCCGGAAATAAAATATATTCCTCAGAATTACCTAATAAAATTAGCTGAACCGCAACAGTATAAAACTGGTGACTCTTTAAATAAAGTTATAAGAAATTTAATAATTGAAGATAAAGATTCCAAAGAAAAATACGACGATATTTTCATTACTAATGTGCAAGCAAATGATAAAGAAAGAGAGCGAGTAATAGATAATTATTTTGAAATACAGAATAAAATATCAGATTTGAATAATGTATTAAAAACTAAAAGCAATAAAGAAGTTTTAGAAAAAAATATTGAAGTTAACTTACTTAGAATTACTGAACTCAAAAAAGAAATTGGTTTAAGTGATGAAGAAATAGTGAAATATAATATGCTTCAAAAAGATTTGGAAATCTTAAATGTTGAGAAAAATAAAATCTCTAATGATTATAAAAAAATTACAAAATTTAATAATGAATCTGAAAATATCTTAATTGATCTAAAGAGACAAAAAGATATTATTTCGATGTCTCTTGAAAATACTGAAATTCAAAATGAATTTAAAAATGTCTACCAGAAATTAGATGAGTTAATACTAGATTTAGACAATTTTATCTCCTCTTATGAAGTGGAAAATATTGACGGTAAAACATTTTTTAAAAAAGATAATATATTTAAAAAATTACAAGATGAAATTAAAGTTAAAGCAAGTGCTAATGATAAAGATTTAGAAAAATATAGGAAAAATGCAGAAGTAGAAAAACAAATAAAGAGTTTAGAAGTATCAATAGAAGAGGATAGAAAAAGCTTACTAACAATATTACAATTAAATAAAGAAGTAGAAACATACAAAAATGAACTAAAAAAGGAAAAGTCTAAACTTTTTCGTATTTACAAAAAATCGTTTCGGGAATATGTAAGTATAATAAAAAATTTAGAAGATCGTGTTAAGGTATTAGAAAAAGATGGACTTATAATAAATGGAAGGGTGAAATTTAATTTTCCGAAATTTCGAAATAGTATTTTAGACATTAGCCATGGAACGTATAAATCGTATAATTATTGGAATATGTTTAATAGCAAATTAACGGCTTTAGACATATATGATACAAAGTTATTTATGCAAGATATTAAAGAGGTATTTGATGCAATCGATAGTAGTAACTTTTCGTTACTAAGTAAAATTAGTAGACAAAATGCAATCAAAAATTTATTGGACGATTATTTTTTTGATTATTGGGAAATTGAATATAAAGGAGATAAGTTAGGTAAAATGTCAACAGGCAAAGCTAGTTTCGTTATATTAATGCTCATTGTAGGACTTAGTGAATCTAGAACCCCAATTTTAATTGATCAACCTGAAGATAATTTAGACAATCGTTCTGTATCAAAAGATCTGGTAGAGTACCTGAAAGATAAAAAGAAAGAAAGACAGATAATTTTAGTGACGCATAATCCTAATATTGTAGTTAATGCAGATGCGGAAAATATTATAGTAGCAAATCAACAAGGACAAAATGATATTGAAACAACGAGCGAATATATTTTTGATTATGTGAATGGTGCTTTAGAAGATTCATTCCCTAAAAATGAAAATACTGACTTACTTAAATCTATGGGAATTAGAGAGCATATTGCAGAAATAGTTGAAGGAGGAAAAGAAGCATTCAAAAAACGTGAAGAAAAATATGGATTTAAAAATCAGTAA
- the mgtE gene encoding magnesium transporter, with translation MNHTDEFTFNPADIAELLCELPADERLLAFLKVPKDYKADVFSHLDPDFQEETIRSIGSDEVSEILNAMTPDDRTSLFEDFPDELIKYSINHLNPQERRIALKLLGYNADSIARLMTPYYIQIRKEWTVKRCLQQIKKVGKRVETINHLYVVDERNRLIDDLALGSLLLVDDDTLVSDLTDNQFVAIKTTTSKEDAVTYFEKYDRTALPIITDAGVLVGIVTIDDILDQIESQNTEDIQKFGGVEALDDPYIQTHWFEMIKKRGLWLIVLFFLQLITASVMGYYENEIEKAVVLALFIPLIISSGGNSGSQAATLIIRAMALQEITIKDWWIVMKKELVTGLILGTFLGVIGFFRIMIWHEMGWFDYGDYWFFIAISAGMSLSMIVLWGTLSGSMVPFILKRFNLDPATSSAPFVATLVDVTGLIIYFTIAGMFLTGKLL, from the coding sequence TTGAATCATACAGACGAATTTACCTTCAACCCAGCCGATATTGCCGAACTTCTCTGCGAACTTCCCGCTGATGAAAGGTTGTTGGCTTTTCTAAAAGTCCCGAAAGATTACAAAGCCGATGTTTTCTCCCATTTAGATCCGGATTTTCAGGAAGAAACCATCAGAAGTATAGGTAGTGACGAGGTTTCAGAGATTCTGAATGCAATGACTCCCGATGACAGAACTTCACTTTTTGAAGATTTTCCTGATGAGCTCATCAAATATTCTATCAATCATCTCAATCCGCAGGAAAGGAGAATTGCATTAAAACTTCTTGGGTATAATGCAGATTCTATCGCACGTCTGATGACGCCTTATTATATTCAAATAAGAAAAGAATGGACGGTAAAAAGATGTCTTCAACAAATCAAAAAAGTAGGAAAAAGAGTAGAAACCATCAATCATCTGTATGTAGTAGATGAGAGAAACCGATTGATTGACGATTTGGCTTTGGGAAGTTTATTGCTGGTAGATGATGACACTTTGGTTTCCGATCTTACAGACAATCAGTTTGTTGCTATAAAAACCACAACGTCAAAAGAAGATGCCGTAACCTATTTTGAAAAATATGACCGTACAGCACTTCCGATTATTACAGATGCAGGAGTTTTGGTAGGAATTGTAACCATTGATGATATTTTAGACCAAATTGAATCCCAAAACACCGAAGACATTCAGAAATTTGGTGGTGTGGAAGCTTTGGATGATCCTTATATTCAGACGCATTGGTTTGAAATGATTAAAAAACGTGGTCTTTGGCTGATCGTTTTATTTTTCCTTCAGCTCATCACCGCATCTGTCATGGGATATTATGAAAACGAAATCGAAAAAGCCGTTGTACTTGCTCTTTTCATTCCTTTAATTATATCAAGTGGTGGAAATTCCGGATCGCAGGCAGCAACTTTGATTATCCGTGCCATGGCGCTTCAGGAAATCACTATCAAAGACTGGTGGATTGTTATGAAAAAAGAATTGGTTACAGGTCTGATTTTGGGAACATTTTTGGGTGTAATTGGTTTTTTCAGAATCATGATCTGGCACGAAATGGGCTGGTTTGATTACGGAGATTATTGGTTTTTTATCGCAATCAGTGCAGGAATGTCGCTGTCTATGATCGTGCTTTGGGGAACTTTATCCGGATCGATGGTACCTTTTATCCTCAAAAGATTTAATCTTGATCCTGCAACTTCCTCTGCTCCATTTGTGGCGACGTTGGTTGACGTTACAGGTTTAATTATCTATTTTACGATTGCCGGAATGTTCTTAACCGGAAAACTTTTGTAA
- a CDS encoding ABC transporter substrate-binding protein, which translates to MKVISLVPSITEALFDLGLTENEIIGRTKFCVHPEEEVKNIEIVGGTKNLNLEKIKSLQPDLILANKEENVKEQVETLMEDFKVIVYNTETIEDNYYLVKNLGLLFNKEERAQIFNLKIYDVLNQAKINSNTKAAYLIWKNPYMTIGSDTFIHNILTEIGFENIFKNKTRYPEIQVEDLAKADVIMLSSEPFPFKEKHVAELKEIFPDKKIMIVDGEAFSWYGTHIAKCEEYFKKLISEF; encoded by the coding sequence ATGAAAGTAATTTCTCTTGTGCCTTCGATTACCGAAGCTTTATTCGATTTGGGATTAACTGAAAACGAAATCATCGGGCGAACCAAATTCTGTGTACATCCGGAAGAAGAAGTGAAAAATATCGAAATCGTCGGTGGTACCAAAAATCTGAATTTAGAAAAAATAAAAAGCTTGCAACCCGATCTTATTTTAGCCAACAAAGAAGAAAATGTAAAAGAGCAAGTAGAAACTTTGATGGAAGATTTCAAAGTGATTGTTTATAATACAGAAACGATTGAAGACAATTATTATTTAGTTAAAAACTTAGGTTTACTTTTTAATAAAGAAGAAAGAGCGCAGATTTTCAATCTTAAAATTTACGATGTTCTTAATCAGGCAAAAATAAACTCTAATACAAAAGCAGCATATTTGATTTGGAAAAATCCTTATATGACGATAGGTTCAGATACTTTTATACACAACATTCTTACAGAGATTGGCTTTGAAAATATCTTTAAAAATAAAACCCGTTATCCTGAAATTCAGGTTGAAGATTTGGCTAAAGCTGATGTGATTATGCTTTCTTCTGAACCTTTTCCTTTTAAAGAAAAACACGTTGCAGAATTGAAAGAAATTTTTCCTGATAAAAAAATTATGATTGTTGATGGAGAAGCATTTTCCTGGTACGGAACACATATTGCGAAGTGTGAGGAGTATTTTAAAAAATTGATTTCTGAATTTTAA
- a CDS encoding helix-turn-helix domain-containing protein, with product MKIGQKLKGMRIEKGFSTIEVAEKLDISESTYRRFESDKSFPDIFILDKIAKIYDKTLNDLLPEGMTVINNNNGEYSNNAGYIVNQYLSEKVVEQYEIRLKEKDEQIALLKSLLEK from the coding sequence ATGAAAATAGGACAAAAACTAAAAGGAATGAGAATAGAAAAAGGGTTTTCAACTATAGAAGTCGCTGAGAAATTAGATATTTCAGAATCCACTTACAGAAGATTTGAAAGCGATAAAAGTTTTCCAGATATTTTTATTTTGGATAAAATTGCTAAAATCTATGATAAAACATTAAATGATTTATTACCGGAAGGAATGACTGTAATAAACAATAATAATGGAGAATATTCTAATAATGCAGGTTATATTGTGAATCAATATCTGTCAGAAAAAGTTGTAGAACAATACGAAATTAGACTTAAAGAAAAAGATGAGCAGATTGCTTTGCTAAAAAGTCTTTTAGAAAAATAA
- a CDS encoding cold-shock protein, producing MADSFSKKENFKKKLQKQKEKAIRREDRKNTNDKGKSLDDMIMYVDANGQLTSTPPDNSNASVIDVNNIQLGAAPIQEEDPIKSGIVTFFSDKGYGFITEDNSKENVFFHSNNCVDIIKKGNKVSFEKERSPKGFSAINIKIIR from the coding sequence ATGGCGGATTCTTTCTCAAAAAAAGAAAACTTTAAGAAAAAATTACAGAAGCAAAAGGAAAAAGCGATACGTCGCGAAGACCGAAAAAACACCAATGACAAAGGGAAAAGTCTTGATGATATGATCATGTATGTAGATGCAAATGGTCAATTAACAAGCACACCTCCCGATAACAGCAATGCGAGTGTCATCGATGTGAATAATATACAGTTGGGTGCAGCTCCTATCCAGGAAGAAGATCCGATAAAGTCTGGGATCGTTACGTTTTTCAGTGACAAAGGTTACGGATTTATCACAGAAGATAATTCTAAAGAAAATGTATTTTTCCACAGTAATAACTGTGTAGATATTATCAAAAAAGGAAACAAAGTGTCTTTCGAAAAAGAAAGATCACCAAAAGGTTTCTCTGCGATCAATATTAAGATTATCAGATAA